From Brassica oleracea var. oleracea cultivar TO1000 chromosome C3, BOL, whole genome shotgun sequence, a single genomic window includes:
- the LOC106335453 gene encoding leucine-rich repeat receptor-like serine/threonine-protein kinase BAM3 has product MADRILTFFLVLSSISLLFSPILCSSSSSSLNLSLVRQAKVLVSIKQSFDSYDPCLDSWTVPNFNSLCSWTGVSCDDLNQSITRLDISNLNISGTLSPELSRLPSLMFLSVSSNSFSGKIPKEIHKLSNLEVLNISTNAFEGELAPLEFGQMTQLVTLDAYNNNFTGSLPLSLTKLTQLEYLDLGGNYFNGEIPISFGGFLRLKYLSLSGNDLSGRIPNELGNITTLEKLYLGYYNDFHGGIPADLGRLTNLVHLDLANCSLKGSIPAELGFLKSLEILFLQTNELTGSVPRELGNMTSLKTLDLSNNFLEGEIPLELSGLQKLQLFNLFFNRLHGEIPEFVAHLPDLQILKLWHNNFTGKIPEKLGSNGKLVEIDLSTNKLTGLIPESLCFGRRLQILILFNNFLFGPLPEDLGQCEPLWRFRLGQNFLTGKLPKGLIYLPNVSLLELQNNFLTGEIAEGEVGNGGLSSLTQINLSNNRLSGPIPGSIRNLRSLQILLLGGNRFMGQIPGDIGSLKSLLTIDMSRNNLSGKLPPEFGECQSLTYLDLSHNEISGQIPVQILKIQMLNYLNVSWNSFNQTIAVELGSMKSLTSADFSHNNFSGSVPTLGQFVYFNNTSFLGNPFLCGYSSNPCNGSQNQSQSQILNQKSANSNGEISSKFKLLFGLGLLGFFLVFFVLAVVKNRRMRKSTSNLWKLIGFQKLGFRSEHIVECVKENNVIGKGGAGIVYKGLMPNGEEVAVKKLLTIRKGSSHDNGLSAEIQTLGRIRHRNIVRLLAFCSNKDVNLLVYEYMPNGSLGEALHGKAGVFLKWETRLQIALEAAKGLCYLHHDCSPLIIHRDVKSNNILLGPDFEAHVADFGLAKFMMQDDGASECMSSVAGSYGYIAPEYAYTLRIDEKSDVYSFGVVLLELITGRKPVDKFGEEGIDIVQWSKIQTNCNKQGVVKIIDQRLSNVPLGEAMELFFVAMLCVHEHSVERPTMREVVQMISQAKQPNTF; this is encoded by the exons ATGGCAGACAGGATCTTAACTTTCTTCCTAGTCTTGTCTTCAATCTCTCTGCTCTTCTCTCCTATCCTCTGTTCTTCTTCTAGTTCATCTCTTAACCTCTCACTTGTTAGACAAGCCAAAGTCCTTGTCTCTATAAAGCAAAGCTTTGATTCCTACGATCCTTGTCTTGATTCATGGACCGTTCCAAATTTCAATTCTCTCTGTTCTTGGACTGGCGTTTCTTGTGATGACTTGAATCAGTCCATTACTCGTCTTGACATCTCTAATCTCAACATCTCCGGCACTCTCTCTCCAGAACTCTCCCGTCTTCCGTCTCTCATGTTTCTCTCCGTCTCTTCAAACAGTTTCTCCGGCAAGATTCCTAAAGAGATCCACAAGCTCTCAAACCTAGAGGTCTTGAACATCTCAACCAACGCCTTTGAAGGAGAGCTTGCGCCACTTGAGTTCGGTCAAATGACTCAGCTGGTGACTCTTGACGCTTACAACAACAACTTCACCGGATCACTTCCTCTGTCTCTAACCAAACTCACTCAGCTAGAGTACTTAGACCTCGGAGGAAACTACTTTAACGGTGAGATCCCTATAAGCTTCGGAGGTTTCTTGCGTCTCAAGTATCTTTCTTTATCTGGAAATGACCTAAGTGGGAGGATCCCTAACGAGTTAGGCAACATCACCACTCTGGAGAAGCTATACTTAGGTTACTACAACGACTTCCACGGCGGGATACCAGCGGATTTGGGGAGATTGACCAATCTTGTTCACTTGGATTTAGCTAACTGCAGCTTAAAAGGATCAATTCCTGCAGAGTTAGGGTTCCTCAAGAGCTTGGAGATTCTGTTTCTTCAAACCAATGAGCTTACAGGTTCTGTTCCTCGAGAGTTAGGGAACATGACAAGCCTCAAGACTCTAGACCTCTCCAACAACTTTCTTGAAGGAGAGATTCCTCTAGAGCTATCTGGACTTCAAAAGCTTCAGTTGTTTAACCTCTTCTTCAACAGATTGCACGGCGAGATCCCTGAGTTCGTAGCTCACCTTCCTGATCTTCAAATTCTCAAGCTTTGGCACAATAACTTCACCGGAAAGATCCCTGAGAAGCTTGGATCGAACGGGAAGTTGGTAGAGATCGATTTGTCTACTAATAAACTCACAGGTTTGATCCCTGAATCACTCTGTTTCGGAAGAAGGCTTCAGATTCTCATTCTCTTCAACAACTTCTTGTTTGGGCCTCTGCCTGAAGATCTTGGCCAGTGCGAGCCGCTCTGGAGGTTCCGTCTAGGTCAGAACTTTCTGACAGGTAAACTGCCAAAGGGTTTGATTTACTTGCCTAATGTATCGCTTCTTGAGCTCCAAAACAACTTCTTGACCGGAGAAATCGCGGAAGGAGAGGTGGGAAATGGAGGGTTGTCAAGCCTCACTCAGATTAATCTGTCCAACAATAGGTTATCCGGACCGATCCCTGGTTCAATCAGGAACCTCAGAAGCCTTCAGATTCTTCTTCTTGGGGGGAACCGGTTCATGGGGCAGATCCCTGGTGATATTGGAAGTTTGAAGAGTCTTCTCACAATTGACATGAGCAGAAACAACTTGTCAGGCAAGTTACCTCCAGAGTTTGGTGAGTGTCAGTCATTGACCTACTTGGATTTGAGTCATAACGAGATCTCAGGTCAGATTCCGGTTCAGATATTGAAGATTCAGATGCTAAACTATCTGAATGTTTCTTGGAATTCGTTTAACCAAACCATCGCGGTTGAACTCGGATCCATGAAGAGCTTAACATCAGCAGATTTCTCACACAACAACTTCTCCGGTTCAGTGCCAACTTTAGGGCAATTCGTTTACTTCAACAACACGTCATTCCTAGGAAACCCTTTTCTCTGCGGATACTCTTCAAACCCTTGCAACGGTTCCCAAAACCAATCTCAATCTCAGATTCTTAACCAGAAAAGTGCAAATTCCAACGGCGAAATCTCCTCGAAGTTCAAGCTGTTATTCGGGTTAGGCCTACTAGGGTTCTTCTTGGTGTTCTTCGTTTTAGCTGTGGTCAAGAATCGGAGAATGAGAAAGAGTACCTCGAATCTATGGAAGCTAATAGGGTTTCAGAAGCTCGGATTCAGAAGCGAACACATTGTAGAATGCGTCAAAGAGAACAACGTGATCGGTAAAGGTGGCGCAGGGATTGTCTACAAAGGCTTAATGCCAAACGGAGAAGAAGTTGCGGTCAAGAAGCTGCTAACCATAAGAAAAGGGTCATCTCACGACAACGGTTTATCAGCAGAGATTCAGACATTAGGTAGAATCAGACACAGAAACATTGTGAGGTTGCTCGCCTTTTGTTCAAACAAAGACGTTAATCTCCTTGTTTACGAGTATATGCCTAATGGTAGTCTCGGAGAAGCCTTGCACGGAAAAGCTGGAGTGTTTTTGAAATGGGAAACGCGGTTGCAGATAGCGTTGGAAGCGGCTAAGGGTTTGTGTTATCTTCACCATGATTGTTCACCGCTTATAATCCACAGGGATGTGAAATCAAACAACATATTGCTGGGTCCTGACTTTGAAGCTCATGTGGCTGATTTTGGGCTTGCTAAGTTTATGATGCAAGACGATGGAGCTTCTGAGTGTATGTCATCAGTCGCAGGCTCGTATGGATACATCGCTCCAG AATACGCATACACACTGAGAATAGACGAGAAGAGTGATGTGTACAGCTTCGGAGTAGTGCTATTGGAGCTAATAACAGGTCGAAAACCAGTAGATAAGTTTGGAGAAGAAGGGATAGACATTGTGCAATGGTCAAAGATTCAGACAAATTGTAACAAACAAGGTGTGGTAAAAATTATTGACCAGAGATTGAGCAATGTGCCATTGGGAGAAGCCATGGAACTGTTCTTTGTGGCAATGCTATGTGTTCATGAACATAGTGTTGAGAGACCGACCATGAGAGAAGTTGTCCAGATGATTTCTCAAGCTAAACAACCCAATACTTTCTAA